One Pongo abelii isolate AG06213 chromosome 12, NHGRI_mPonAbe1-v2.0_pri, whole genome shotgun sequence DNA segment encodes these proteins:
- the CAD gene encoding multifunctional protein CAD isoform X2, translated as MAALVLEDGSVLRGQPFGAAVSTAGEVVFQTGMVGYPEALTDPSYKAQILVLTYPLIGNYGIPPDEMDEFGLCKWFESSGIHVAGLVVGECCPTPSHWSATRTLHEWLQQHGIPGLQGVDTRELTKKLREQGSLLGKLVQNGTEPSSLPFLDPNARPLVPEVSIKTPRVFNTGGAPRILALDCGLKYNQIRCLCQRGAEVTVVPWDHALDSQEYEGLFLSNGPGDPASYPSVVSTLNRVLSEPNPRPVFGICLGHQLLALAIGAKTYKMRYGNRGHNQPCLLVGSGRCFLTSQNHGFAVETDSLPADWAPLFTNANDGSNEGIVHNSLPFFSVQFHPEHQAGPSDMELLFDIFLETVKEATAGNPGGQTVRERLTERLCPPGIPTPGSGLPPPRKVLILGSGGLSIGQAGEFDYSGSQAIKALKEENIQTLLINPNIATVQTSQGLADKVYFLPITPHYVTQVIRNERPDGVLLTFGGQTALNCGVELTKAGVLARYGVRVLGTPVETIELTEDRRAFAARMAEIGEHVAPSEAANSLEQAQAAAERLGYPVLVRAAFALGGLGSGFASNREELSALVAPAFAHTSQVLVDKSLKGWKEIEYEVVRDAYGNCVTVCNMENLDPLGIHTGESIVVAPSQTLNDREYQLLRQTAIKVTQHLGIVGECNVQYALNPESEQYYIIEVNARLSRSSALASKATGYPLAYVAAKLALGILLPELRNSVTGGTAAFEPSLDYCVVKIPRWDLSKFLRVSTKIGSCMKSVGEVMGIGRSFEEAFQKALRMVDENCVGFDHTVKPVSDMELETPTDKRIFVVAAALWAGYSVDRLYELTRIDRWFLHRMKRIIAHAQLLEQHRGQPLPPDLLQQAKCLGFSDKQIALAVLSTELAVRKLRQELGICPAVKQIDTVAAEWPAQTNYLYLTYWGTTHDLTFRTPHVLVLGSGVYRIGSSVEFDWCAVGCIQQLRKMGYKTIMVNHNPETVSTDYDMCDRLYFDEISFEVVMDIYELENPEGVILSMGGQLPNNMAMALHRQQCRVLGTSPEAIDSAENRFKFSRLLDTIGISQPQWRELSDLESARQFCQTVGYPCVVRPSYVLSGAAMNVAYTDGDLERFLSSAAAVSKEHPVVISKFIQEAKEIDVDAVASDGVVAAIAISEHVENAGVHSGDATLVTPPQDITAKTLERIKAIVHAVGQELQVTGPFNLQLIAKDDQLKVIECNVRVSRSFPFVSKTLGVDLVALATRVIMGEEVEPVGLMTGSGVVGVKVPQFSFSRLAGADVVLGVEMTSTGEVAGFGESRCEAYLKAMLSTGFKIPKKNILLTIGSYKNKSELLPTVRLLESLGYSLYASLGTADFYTEHGVKVTAVDWHFEEAVDGECPPQRSILEQLAEKNFELVINLSMRGAGGRRLSSFVTKGYRTRRLAADFSVPLIIDIKCTKLFVEALGQIGPAPPLKVHVDCMTSQKLVRLPGLIDVHVHLREPGGTHKEDFASGTAAALAGGITMVCAMPNTRPPIIDAPALALAQKLAEAGARCDFALFLGASSENAGTLGTVAGSAAGLKLYLNETFSELQLDSVVQWMEHFETWPSHLPIVAHAEQQTLAAVLMVAQLAQRSVHICHVARKEEILLIKAAKARGLPVTCEVAPHHLFLSHDDLERLGPGKGEVRPELGSRQDVETLWENMAVIDCFASDHAPHTLEEKCGSRPLPGFPGLETMLPLLLTAVSEGRLSLDDLLQRLHHNPRRIFHLPPQEDTYVEVDLEHEWTIPSHMPFSKAHWTPFEGQKVKGTVRRVVLRGEVAYIDGQVLVPPGYGQDIRKWPQGVVPQLPPSAPATSEMTTTPERPRRGIPGLPDGRFHLPPRIHRASDPGLPAEEPKEKSSRKVAEPELMGTPDGTCYPPPPVPRQASPQNLGTPGLLHPQTSPLLHSLVGQHILSVQQFTKDQMSHLFNVAHTLRMMVQKERSLDILKGKVMASMFYEVSTRTSSSFAAAMARLGGAVLSFSEATSSVQKGESLADSVQTMSCYADVVVLRHPQPGAVELAAKHCRRPVINAGDGVGEHPTQALLDIFTIREELGTVNGMTITMVGDLKHGRTVHSLACLLTQYRVSLRYVAPPSLCMPPTVRAFVASRGTKQEEFESIEEALPDTDVLYMTRIQKERFGSTQEYEACFGQFILTPHIMTRAKKKMVVMHPMPRVNEISVEVDSDPRAAYFRQAENGMYIRMALLATVLGRF; from the exons TGGTTTGAATCCTCGGGCATCCACGTAGCAGGACTGGTGGTGGGAGAGTGCTGTCCTACTCCCAGCCACTGGAGTGCCACCCGCACCCTGCATGAGTGGCTGCAGCAGCATGGCATCCCTGGCTTGCAAG GAGTAGACACTCGGGAGCTGACCAAGAAGTTGCGGGAACAAGGGTCTCTGCTGGGGAAGCTGGTCCAGAATGGAACAGAACCTTCATCCCTGCCATTCTTGGACCCCAATGCCCGCCCCCTGGTACCAGAGGTCTCCATTAAG ACTCCACGGGTATTCAATACAGGGGGTGCCCCTCGGATCCTTGCTTTGGACTGTGGCCTCAAGTATAATCAGATCCGATGCCTCTGCCAGCGTGGGGCTGAGGTCACTGTGGTACCCTGGGACCATGCACTAGACAGCCAAG AGTATGAGGGTCTCTTCTTAAGTAATGGGCCTGGTGACCCTGCCTCCTATCCCAGTGTCGTATCCACGCTGAACCGTGTTTTATCTGAGCCTAATCCCCGACCTGTCTTTGGGATCTGCCTGGGACACCAGCTATTGGCCTTAGCCATTGGGGCCAAGACTTACAAGATGAG ATATGGGAACCGAGGCCATAACCAGCCCTGCTTGTTGGTGGGCTCTGGGCGCTGCTTTCTGACATCCCAGAACCATGGGTTTGCTGTGGAGACAGACTCACTGCCAGCAGACTGGGCTCCTCTCTTCACCAACGCCAATGATGGTTCCAATGAAGGCATTGTGCACAACAGCTTGCCCTTCTTCAG TGTCCAGTTTCACCCAGAGCACCAAGCTGGCCCTTCAGATATGGAACTGCTTTTCGATATCTTTCTGGAAACTGTGAAAGAGGCCACAGCTGGGAACCCTGGGGGCCAGACAG TTAGAGAGCGGCTGACTGAGCGCCTCTGTCCCCCTGGGATTCCCACTCCTGGCTCTGGACTTCCACCACCACGAAAGGTTCTGATCCTGGGCTCAGGGGGCCTCTCCATTGGCCAAGCTGGAGAATTTGACTACTCGGGCTCTCAG GCAATTAAGGCCCTGAAGGAGGAAAACATCCAGACGTTGCTGATCAACCCCAATATTGCCACAGTGCAGACCTCCCAGGGGCTGGCCGACAAGGTGTATTTTCTTCCCATAACACCTCATTATGTAACCCAG GTGATACGTAATGAACGCCCTGATGGTGTGTTACTGACTTTTGGGGGCCAGACTGCTCTGAACTGTGGTGTGGAGCTGACCAAGGCCGGGGTGCTGGCTCGGTATGGGGTCCGGGTCCTGGGCACACCAGTGGAGACCATTGAGCTGACTGAGGATCGACGGGCCTTTGCTGCCAGAATGGCAGAGATCGGAGAGCATGTGGCCCCGAGCGAGGCAGCAAATTCTCTTGAACAG GCCCAGGCAGCCGCTGAACGGCTGGGGTACCCTGTGCTAGTGCGTGCAGCCTTTGCCCTGGGTGGCCTGGGCTCTGGCTTTGCCTCTAACAGGGAGGAGCTCTCTGCTCTTGTGGCCCCAGCTTTTGCCCATACCAGCCAAGTGCTAGTAGACAAGTCTCTGAAGGGATGGAAGGAGATTGAGTACGAGGTGGTGAGAGACGCCTATGGCAACTGTGTCACG GTGTGTAACATGGAGAACTTGGACCCACTGGGCATCCACACTGGTGAGTCCATAGTGGTGGCCCCTAGCCAGACACTGAATGACAGGGAGTACCAGCTCCTGAGGCAGACAGCTATCAAGGTGACCCAGCACCTGGGAATTGTTGGGGAGTGCAATGTGCAGTATGCCTTGAACCCTGAGTCTGAGCAG TATTACATCATTGAAGTGAATGCCAGGCTCTCTCGCAGCTCTGCCCTGGCCAGTAAGGCCACAGGTTATCCACTGGCTTATGTGGCAGCCAAGCTAGCATTGGGCATCCTTTTGCCTGAGCTCAG GAACTCTGTGACAGGGGGTACAGCAGCCTTTGAACCCAGCCTGGATTATTGTGTGGTGAAGATTCCTCGATGGGACCTTAGCAAGTTCCTGCGAGTCAGCACAAAGATCGGGAGCTGCATGAAGAGCGTTG GTGAAGTCATGGGCATTGGGCGTTCATTTGAGGAGGCCTTCCAGAAGGCCCTGCGCATGGTGGATGAGAACTGTGTGGGCTTTGATCACACAGTGAAACCAGTCAGCGATATG gagttggagactccAACAGATAAGCGGATTTTTGTGGTGGCAGCTGCTTTGTGGGCTGGTTATTCAGTGGACCGCCTGTATGAGCTCACACGCATCGACCGCTGGTTCCTGCACCGAATGAAGCGTATCATCGCACATGCCCAGCTGCTAGAACAACACCGTGGACAGCCTTTGCCCCCAGACCTGCTGCAACAGGCCAAGTGTCTTGGCTTCTCAGACAAACAGATTGCCCTTGCAGTTCTGAG CACAGAGCTGGCTGTTCGCAAGCTGCGTCAGGAACTGGGGATCTGTCCAGCAGTGAAACAGATTGACACAGTTGCAGCTGAGTGGCCAGCCCAGACAAATTACCTATACCTAACGTATTGGGGCACCACCCATGACCTCACCTTTCGAACACCTCATGTCCTAGTCCTTGGCTCTGGCGTCTACCGTATTGGCTCCAGCGTTGAATTTGATTGGTGTGCTGTAGGCTGCATCCAGCAGCTCCGAAAG ATGGGATATAAGACCATCATGGTGAACCATAACCCAGAGACAGTCAGCACCGACTATGACATGTGTGATCGACTCTACTTTGATGAGATCTCTTTTGAG GTGGTGATGGACATCTATGAGCTCGAGAACCCTGAAGGTGTGATCCTATCCATGGGTGGACAGCTGCCCAACAACATGGCCATGGCGTTGCATCGGCAGCAGTGCCGGGTGCTGGGCACCTCCCCTGAAGCCATTGACTCGGCTGAGAACCGTTTCAAGTTTTCCCGGCTCCTTGACACCATTGGTATCAGCCAGCCTCAGTGGAGGGAGCTCAGTGATCTCGAG TCTGCTCGCCAATTCTGCCAGACCGTGGGGTACCCATGTGTGGTGCGCCCCTCCTATGTGCTGAGCGGTGCTGCTATGAATGTGGCCTACACGGATGGAGACCTGGAGCGCTTCCTGAGCAGCGCAGCAGCCGTCTCCAAAGAGCATCCCGTGGTCATCTCCAAGTTCatccaggaggctaag GAGATTGACGTGGATGCCGTGGCCTCTGATGGTGTGGTGGCAGCCATCGCCATCTCTGAGCATGTGGAGAATGCAGGTGTGCATTCAGGTGATGCGACGCTGGTGACCCCCCCACAAGATATCACTGCCAAAACCCTGGAGCGGATCAAAGCCATTGTGCATGCTGTGGGCCAGGAGCTACAGGTCACAGGACCCTTCAATCTGCAGCTCATTGCCAAG GATGACCAGCTGAAAGTTATTGAATGCAACGTACGTGTCTCTCGCTCCTTCCCCTTCGTTTCCAAGACACTGGGTGTGGACCTAGTAGCCTTGGCCACGCGGGTCATCATGGGGGAAGAAGTGGAACCTGTGGGGCTAATGACTGGTTCTGGAGTCGTGGGAGTAAAG GTGCCTCAGTTCTCCTTCTCCCGCTTGGCGGGTGCTGACGTGGTGTTGGGTGTGGAAATGACCAGTACTGGGGAGGTGGCCGGCTTTGGGGAGAGCCGCTGTGAGGCATACCTCAAGGCCATGCTGAGCACTGGCTTTAAGATCCCCAAGAAGAATATCCTGCTGACCATTGGCAGCTATAAG AACAAAAGTGAGCTGCTCCCAACTGTGCGGCTACTGGAGAGCCTGGGCTACAGCCTCTATGCCAGTCTTGGCACAGCTGACTTCTACACTGAGCATGGCGTCAAG GTAACAGCTGTGGACTGGCACTTTGAGGAGGCTGTGGATGGTGAGTGCCCACCACAGCGGAGCATCCTGGAGCAGCTAGCTGAGAAAAACTTTGAGCTGGTGATTAACCTGTCCATGCGTGGAGCTGGGGGCCGGCGTCTCTCTTCCTTTGTCACCAAGGGCTACCGCACCCGACGCTTGGCCGCTGACTTCTCCGTGCCCCTTATCATCGATATCAAGTGCACCAAACTCTTTGTGGAG GCCCTAGGCCAGATTGGGCCAGCCCCTCCTTTGAAGGTGCATGTTGACTGTATGACCTCCCAAAAGCTTGTGCGACTGCCGG GATTGATTGATGTCCATGTGCACCTGCGGGAACCAGGTGGGACACATAAGGAGGACTTTGCCTCAGGCACAGCCGCTGCCCTGGCTGGGGGTATCACCATGGTGTGTGCCATGCCTAATACCCGGCCCCCCATCATTGACGCCCCTGCTCTGGCCCTGGCCCAgaag CTGGCAGAGGCTGGCGCCCGCTGCGACTTTGCCCTATTCCTTGGGGCCTCGTCTGAAAATGCAGGAACCTTGGGCACCGTGGCCGGGTCTGCAGCCGGGCTGAAGCTTTACCTCAATGAGACCTTCTCTGAGCTGCAGCTGGACAGCGTGGTCCAGTGGATGGAG CATTTCGAGACATggccctcccacctccccattgTGGCTCACGCGGAGCAGCAAACCTTGGCTGCTGTCCTCATGGTGGCTCAGCTCGCTCAGCGCTCAGTGCACATATGTCACGTGGCACGGAAGGAGGAG ATCCTGCTAATTAAAGCTGCAAAGGCACGGGGCTTGCCAGTGACCTGCGAGGTGGCTCCCCACCACCTGTTCCTAAGCCATGATGACCTGGAGCGCCTGGGGCCTGGGAAGGGGGAGGTCCGGCCTGAGCTTGGCTCCcgccaggatgtggaaaccctgTGGGAGAACATGGCTGTCATCGACTGCTTTGCCTCAGACCATG CTCCCCATACCTTGGAGGAGAAGTGTGGGTCCAGACCCCTACCTGGGTTCCCAGGGTTAGAGACCATGCTGCCACTACTGCTGACGGCTGTAAGCGAGGGCCGGCTCAGCCTGGACGACCTGCTGCAGCGATTGCACCACAATCCTCGGCGCATCTTTCACCTGCCCCCGCAGGAGGACACCTATGTGGAG GTGGATCTGGAGCATGAGTGGACAATCCCCAGCCACATGCCCTTCTCCAAGGCCCACTGGACACCTTTTGaagggcagaaggtgaagggcacCGTCCGCCGTGTGGTCCTGCGAGGGGAAGTTGCCTATATTGATGGGCAG GTTCTGGTACCCCCGGGCTATGGACAGGATATACGGAAGTGGCCACAGGGGGTTGTTCCTCAGCTACCACCCTCAGCCCCTGCCACCAGTGAGATGACCACG ACACCTGAAAGACCCCGCCGTGGCATCCCAGGGCTTCCTGATGGCCGCTTCCATCTGCCGCCCCGAATCCATCGAGCCTCCGACCCAGGTTTGCCAG CTGAGGAGCCAAAGGAGAAGTCCTCTCGGAAGGTAGCCGAGCCAG AGCTAATGGGAACCCCTGATGGCACCTGCTACCCTCCACCACCAGTACCTAGACAGGCATCTCCCCAGAACCTGGGGACCCCTGGCTTGCTGCACCCCCAGACCTCACCCCTGCTGCACTCATTAGTGGGCCAACATATCCTGTCCGTCCAGCAGTTCACCAAGGATCAG ATGTCTCACCTGTTCAATGTGGCACACACACTGCGTATGATGGTGCAGAAGGAGCGGAGCCTTGACATCCTGAAG GGGAAGGTCATGGCCTCTATGTTCTATGAAGTGAGCACACGGACCAGCAGCTCCTTTGCAGCAGCCATGGCCCGGCTAGGAGGTGCTGTGCTCAGCTTCTCAGAAGCCACATCGTCCGTCCAGAAGGGCGAATCCCTGGCTGACTCCGTGCAGACCATGAGCTGCTATGCCGATGTCGTCGTGCTCCGGCACCCCCAGCCTGGAGCAGTGGAG CTGGCCGCCAAGCACTGCCGGAGGCCAGTGATCAATGCTGGGGATGGGGTCGGAGAGCACCCCACCCAGGCCCTGCTGGACATCTTCACCATCCGTGAGGAGCTGGGAACTGTCAATGGCATGACG ATCACAATGGTGGGTGACCTGAAGCACGGACGCACAGTACATTCCTTGGCCTGCCTGCTTACCCAGTATCGTGTCAGCCTGCGCTATGTGGCACCTCCCAGCCTGTGCATGCCACCCACTGTGCGGGCCTTTGTGGCCTCCCGCGGCACCAAGCAG GAGGAATTCGAGAGCATTGAGGAGGCGCTGCCTGACACCGATGTGCTCTACATGACTCGAATCCAGAAGGAACGATTTGGCTCTACCCAGGAGTACGAAGCT TGCTTTGGTCAGTTCATCCTCACTCCCCACATCATGACCCGGGCCAAGAAGAAGATGGTGGTGATGCACCCGATGCCCCGTGTCAACGAGATAAG cgtGGAAGTGGACTCGGATCCCCGCGCAGCCTACTTCCGCCAGGCTGAGAATGGCATGTACATCCGCATGGCTCTGttagccactgtgctgggccgtTTTTAG